In a genomic window of Candidatus Dormiibacterota bacterium:
- a CDS encoding DUF4349 domain-containing protein produces the protein MPGRTIRCLLLACCALLAAACGDAAAPGSSTAGLANAQGSAPRAPAYAPVPAPQQGPASAAQDSAALAGKSTAGSGTAASGPGPASLPANLGTAQGRVERTVNARYVVPHGGFLDAFDAVVNRATGLGGFVVESTTTPDSTGRISSGAVTVKVPAAHLSELIGGLPSTFTVSALNYGSQDHTAETVDLGARLAASIAHRTALERLRDRTGSIAEVASLEQQIAQVQLEVDQEQGALNAVNARVDLATASIGLAEKDARPAVAPPDPSEPALLHALRTGAGNALQLIAGGLLVAVTILPVAALAVVAWVVRRRLRRLPDVRPPAA, from the coding sequence ATGCCCGGCCGCACCATCCGCTGCCTGCTCCTCGCCTGCTGTGCCCTGCTCGCCGCCGCCTGCGGAGACGCGGCGGCGCCGGGCTCCAGCACCGCCGGGCTCGCCAACGCCCAGGGATCCGCCCCCCGGGCCCCCGCATACGCCCCCGTCCCCGCACCCCAGCAGGGCCCGGCCTCGGCGGCCCAGGACTCGGCCGCCCTCGCCGGCAAGTCCACGGCCGGCTCCGGAACGGCGGCGAGCGGGCCCGGCCCCGCGTCGCTCCCCGCCAACCTCGGCACCGCCCAGGGGCGGGTCGAGCGCACCGTGAACGCCCGGTACGTCGTGCCCCACGGCGGCTTCCTCGACGCCTTCGACGCGGTGGTGAACCGGGCCACGGGGCTTGGCGGCTTCGTCGTCGAGTCCACCACCACCCCGGACTCGACCGGCCGGATCTCCTCGGGCGCGGTCACCGTCAAGGTGCCCGCCGCCCACCTCAGCGAGCTGATCGGAGGCCTGCCCTCCACCTTCACCGTGTCCGCGCTCAACTACGGCAGCCAGGACCACACCGCCGAGACCGTCGACCTCGGCGCCCGGCTGGCGGCGTCGATCGCCCACCGCACCGCGCTGGAGCGGCTGCGCGACCGCACCGGCTCGATCGCGGAGGTGGCCTCGCTGGAGCAGCAGATCGCCCAGGTCCAGCTCGAGGTCGACCAGGAGCAGGGCGCCCTCAATGCCGTCAACGCCCGCGTCGACCTCGCCACCGCGAGCATCGGCCTCGCCGAGAAGGACGCCAGGCCGGCGGTCGCCCCGCCCGACCCGAGCGAGCCCGCCCTGCTCCACGCGCTGCGCACCGGCGCGGGGAACGCGCTCCAGCTGATCGCCGGGGGCCTGCTGGTCGCGGTCACGATCCTGCCGGTCGCCGCCCTCGCCGTGGTCGCGTGGGTGGTGCGC
- a CDS encoding acetolactate synthase produces MEGHGGHVAAEVLRRRGVDTVFTLSGGHLFPIYDGLVERGIRLVDTRQEQTAAFAAEGWSKLTRRLGVAMVTAGPGVTNAMSAIAGAHLAGSPLMVLGGRAPEARWGSGSLQELDHLPLVASICRRAATATSPATLAAEVEATAAAALTAHRGPAFLDVPLDVLLSTTDPALPEPVVAERPAPDPDAVARVADLLLAAERPVLIAGSDLYWDGGEAALVRCAEALGLPVFTSGLARGTIPGDHPLALARCRGRALAEADLVVAAGVPLDFRLRFGELGAARVVHLCDSPGQVARHVTPAASAAGDLGAILDLVVAAAERRGARPCRTGWLGRLGDEEAALRARETAELEAEASPIRPGRIYGELRRRLDRDAVVIGDGGDFVSYAGRLLDTFQPGCFLDPGPYGCLGTGAGYAIAARLAHPDRQVVLLLGDGAAGFSLLDVDTLVRFNLPVVVIVGNNNGWGLERSAMQQWFGYHVAAELRPGTRYDEVVHALGGHGELVTESACIGPAIDRAFAAGVPALVNVLTDPDDVYPRRTALG; encoded by the coding sequence ATGGAGGGGCACGGGGGGCATGTCGCCGCCGAGGTGCTGCGGCGGCGCGGCGTCGACACGGTGTTCACCCTCTCGGGGGGCCACCTGTTTCCGATCTACGACGGCCTGGTCGAGCGCGGCATCCGCCTCGTCGACACCCGCCAGGAGCAGACCGCGGCGTTCGCCGCCGAGGGCTGGTCGAAGCTGACCCGGCGCCTGGGGGTGGCCATGGTCACCGCCGGCCCGGGAGTCACCAATGCGATGAGCGCGATCGCCGGCGCCCACCTCGCCGGATCGCCACTGATGGTGCTCGGCGGCCGTGCCCCGGAGGCACGCTGGGGCAGCGGCTCGCTCCAGGAGCTCGACCACCTGCCCCTGGTGGCGAGCATCTGCCGGCGGGCCGCCACCGCGACCTCGCCCGCCACCCTCGCCGCCGAGGTCGAGGCCACCGCCGCCGCCGCGCTCACCGCCCACCGGGGGCCCGCCTTCCTCGACGTGCCCCTCGACGTCCTCCTCTCCACCACCGACCCCGCCCTGCCCGAGCCGGTGGTCGCCGAGCGTCCCGCGCCCGATCCCGACGCCGTCGCCAGGGTGGCCGACCTCCTCCTCGCCGCCGAGCGGCCGGTGCTCATCGCCGGCTCCGACCTCTACTGGGACGGCGGCGAGGCGGCGCTGGTGCGCTGCGCCGAGGCGCTGGGCCTGCCCGTCTTCACCAGCGGGCTGGCTCGCGGGACCATCCCCGGTGACCACCCCCTCGCCCTCGCCCGCTGCCGCGGCCGCGCCCTCGCCGAGGCCGACCTCGTGGTCGCCGCGGGCGTGCCCCTCGACTTCCGGCTGAGGTTCGGCGAGCTGGGGGCGGCGAGGGTGGTCCACCTCTGCGACAGCCCCGGGCAGGTGGCCCGGCACGTGACCCCGGCGGCGTCGGCAGCGGGCGACCTCGGCGCCATCCTCGACCTGGTGGTGGCCGCCGCCGAGCGCCGCGGGGCGCGGCCCTGCCGCACCGGCTGGCTGGGACGGCTCGGCGACGAGGAGGCGGCACTGCGGGCGCGCGAGACCGCCGAGCTGGAGGCGGAGGCCTCGCCGATCCGCCCCGGACGCATCTACGGCGAGCTGCGCCGCCGCCTCGACCGCGACGCCGTGGTCATCGGCGACGGCGGCGACTTCGTCTCCTACGCCGGCCGGCTGCTCGACACCTTCCAGCCCGGCTGCTTCCTCGACCCCGGGCCCTACGGGTGCCTCGGCACCGGCGCCGGCTACGCGATCGCGGCGCGGCTCGCCCACCCCGACCGCCAGGTCGTGCTGCTCCTCGGCGACGGCGCCGCCGGCTTCTCGCTGCTCGACGTCGACACCCTGGTGCGGTTCAACCTCCCTGTTGTGGTCATCGTGGGCAACAACAACGGATGGGGCCTGGAGAGGTCGGCGATGCAGCAGTGGTTCGGCTACCACGTCGCCGCCGAGCTGCGCCCCGGCACCCGCTACGACGAGGTGGTGCACGCCCTCGGCGGCCACGGCGAGCTGGTCACCGAGAGCGCCTGCATCGGCCCGGCGATCGACCGCGCATTCGCCGCCGGCGTGCCCGCTCTGGTCAACGTGCTCACCGATCCTGACGACGTGTACCCGCGGCGCACCGCGCTCGGATAG
- a CDS encoding FAD-dependent oxidoreductase, with translation MAEVTVYGAPWCPDCRRAKKFLGEQRVAYDWVDIDQDAEGLRIVEELQKGGRTIPTVVFRDGDPLIDPSNEELAGRLGLTLEAQRPFYDLAIVGGGPAGLAAAIYAAREGIDAIVVDRSALGGQAGVTERIDNYPGFPEGVGGGELADRFIAQARRYGVELLSAVGVEAIDRDGDDLCLRLGSGQRIAAHAVLAAPGSTYRRLGVPGEDDLIGAGVHFCATCDGPFYRGSDELVVVGGGNSALEEGVFLTQFTKKVHIVQREPELTASRLLVDRVTDDPRFAVHLGSEVKELRGDHRLSEVVIRDRASGDETVLQPAAAFVFIGLDPNTGFLRGLVDLDERGFIRTDGRFRTSQGGIFAAGDARQGSTKQLGSAVGDGIAALIALREYLAEHHHLMTPSPELVEA, from the coding sequence ATGGCCGAGGTGACCGTCTACGGGGCGCCGTGGTGCCCCGACTGCCGGCGTGCGAAGAAGTTCCTCGGCGAGCAGCGGGTCGCCTACGACTGGGTCGACATCGACCAGGACGCCGAGGGGCTGCGGATCGTCGAGGAGCTGCAGAAGGGCGGCCGCACCATCCCCACGGTCGTGTTCAGGGACGGCGATCCCCTCATCGACCCCTCCAACGAGGAGCTGGCCGGGCGGCTGGGGCTGACCCTCGAGGCCCAGCGTCCCTTCTACGACCTGGCCATCGTCGGCGGCGGCCCGGCCGGCCTGGCGGCGGCGATCTACGCCGCCCGCGAGGGCATCGACGCGATCGTCGTCGATCGCAGCGCCCTCGGCGGCCAGGCCGGGGTGACCGAGCGCATCGACAACTATCCCGGCTTCCCCGAGGGCGTGGGCGGGGGCGAGCTCGCCGACCGCTTCATCGCCCAGGCCCGCCGCTACGGGGTCGAGCTGCTCTCCGCGGTCGGTGTCGAGGCGATCGACCGCGACGGCGACGACCTCTGCCTCCGGCTGGGCTCGGGGCAGCGGATCGCCGCCCACGCCGTGCTCGCCGCCCCGGGATCGACCTACCGCCGCCTCGGTGTCCCCGGCGAGGACGACCTGATCGGCGCCGGCGTCCATTTCTGCGCCACCTGCGACGGCCCCTTCTACCGCGGCAGCGACGAGCTGGTGGTGGTCGGCGGGGGTAACTCCGCGCTCGAGGAGGGGGTGTTCCTCACCCAGTTCACGAAGAAGGTCCACATCGTCCAGCGCGAGCCCGAGCTCACCGCCTCACGGCTGCTGGTCGACCGGGTGACCGACGATCCACGCTTCGCCGTCCACCTCGGGAGCGAGGTGAAGGAGCTGCGCGGCGACCACCGGCTCTCCGAGGTGGTGATCCGCGACCGGGCCAGCGGGGACGAGACCGTGCTCCAGCCCGCCGCCGCCTTCGTCTTCATCGGGCTCGACCCCAACACCGGCTTCCTGCGCGGCCTCGTCGACCTCGACGAGCGCGGCTTCATCCGCACCGACGGCCGCTTCCGCACCAGCCAGGGCGGCATCTTCGCCGCCGGCGACGCCCGCCAGGGCTCGACCAAGCAGCTCGGCTCCGCCGTCGGCGACGGCATCGCCGCCCTGATCGCCCTCCGCGAGTACCTCGCAGAGCACCACCACCTGATGACGCCCTCGCCGGAGCTGGTCGAAGCCTGA